From a region of the Tursiops truncatus isolate mTurTru1 chromosome 2, mTurTru1.mat.Y, whole genome shotgun sequence genome:
- the ITGB1 gene encoding integrin beta-1 isoform X2, which translates to MNLQLIFWIGLISSVCYVFGQADENRCLKANAKSCGECIQAGPNCGWCTNSTFLQEGMPTSARCDDLEALKKKGCHPDDIENPRGSKDIKKNKNVTNRSKGTAEKLQPEDITQIQPQQLVLQLRSGEPQTFTLKFKRAEDYPIDLYYLMDLSYSMKDDLENVKSLGTDLMNEMRRITSDFRIGFGSFVEKTVMPYISTTPAKLRNPCTSEQNCTSPFSYKNVLSLTDKGEVFNELVGKQRISGNLDSPEGGFDAIMQVAVCGSLIGWRNVTRLLVFSTDAGFHFAGDGKLGGIVLPNDGQCHLENDVYTMSHYYSLSSEVILENSKLPEGVTINYKSYCKNGVNGTGENGRKCSNISIGDEVQFEISVTSNKCPNKNSETIKIKPLGFTEEVEIILQFICECECQSEGIPSSPKCHDGNGTFECGACRCNEGRVGRHCECSTDEVNSEDMDAYCRKENSSEICSNNGECVCGQCVCRKRDNTNEIYSGKFCECDNFNCDRSNGLICGGNGVCKCRVCECNPNYTGSACDCSLDTTSCTAVNGQICNGRGVCECGACKCTDPKFQGPTCEMCQTCLGVCAEHKECVQCRAFNKGEKKDTCAQECSHFNITKVENRDRLPQPGQVDPLSHCKEKDVDDCWFYFTYSVNGNNEATVHVVETPECPTGPDIIPIVAGVVAGIVLIGLALLLIWKLLMIIHDRREFAKFEKEKMNAKWDTGENPIYKSAVTTVVNPKYEGK; encoded by the exons atGAATTTACAACTGATTTTCTGGATTGGATTGATCAGTTCAGTTTGCTATGTGTTTGGCCAAGCAG ATGAAAATAGATGTTTAAAAGCAAATGCCAAATCATGTGGAGAGTGTATACAAGCAGGGCCCAATTGTGGATGGTGCACCAATTCA ACATTTTTACAAGAAGGAATGCCTACTTCTGCTCGATGTGATGATTTAgaagccttaaaaaagaagggcTGTCATCCAGATGACATCGAAAATCCCAGAGGCtccaaagatataaagaaaaataaaaatgtcaccaACCGTAGCAAAGGAACAGCAGAGAAGCTGCAGCCAGAAGATATTACTCAGATCCAACCACAGCAGTTGGTTTTGCAGTTACGATCAG GGGAGCCACAgacatttacattaaaattcaaGCGAGCTGAAGACTATCCCATCGATCTCTACTACCTTATGGACCTCTCCTACTCTATGAAAGACGACTTGGAGAATGTGAAAAGTCTTGGAACTGATTTGATGAATGAAATGAGGAGGATTACTTCAGACTTCCGAATTG GGTTTGGCTCATTTGTGGAGAAAACCGTGATGCCTTACATTAGCACAACACCAGCTAAACTCAGGAACCCTTGCACAAGTGAACAGAACTGCACCAGCCCATTTAGCTATAAAAATGTGCTCAGCCTTACTGATAAAGGGGAGGTATTTAATGAACTTGTTGGTAAACAGCGCATATCTGGAAATTTGGATTCTCCAGAAGGTGGCTTTGATGCAATCATGCAAGTTGCAGTTTGTGGA TCATTGATTGGCTGGAGGAATGTGACACGGCTGCTGGTGTTTTCCACGGATGCTGGGTTTCACTTTGCTGGAGATGGGAAACTTGGTGGCATTGTTTTGCCAAATGATGGACAGTGTCACCTGGAAAATGATGTGTACACGATGAGCCATTATTAT tCCTTGTCTTCAGaagtcattttggaaaacagcaaATTACCAGAAGGAGTAACAATAAATTACAAGTCTTACTGCAAGAATGGGGTGAATGGAACAggggaaaatgggagaaaatgctcTAATATTTCCATTGGGGATGAG GTTCAATTTGAAATCAGCGTAACTTCAAATAAATGTCCAAATAAGAATTCTGAAACCATTAAAATTAAGCCTCTGGGCTTCACTGAAGAAGTAGAGATTATTCTTCAGTTCATCTGTGAATGTGAATGCCAGAGTGAAGGCATCCCTAGCAGTCCCAAGTGCCATGATGGCAATGGGACCTTTGAGTGTGGAGCCTGCAG GTGCAACGAGGGACGTGTTGGGAGACATTGTGAATGTAGCACAGATGAGGTGAACAGTGAAGATATGGACGCTTACTGCAGGAAAGAGAACAGTTCAGAAATATGTAGCAACAACGGAGAATGTGTCTGTGGACAGTGTGTGTGTCGGAAGAGGGATAATACAAACGAAATTTATTCTGGCAAATTCTGCGAGTGTGATAATTTCAACTGTGATAGATCCAATGGCTTAATTTGTGGAG GAAATGGTGTCTGCAAGTGTCGTGTGTGTGAATGCAACCCTAACTACACGGGCAGTGCCTGTGACTGTTCTCTGGACACTACCTCCTGCACGGCTGTGAATGGGCAAATCTGCAATGGCCGGGGCGTCTGTGAGTGTGGCGCCTGTAAGTGTACAGATCCCAAGTTCCAAGGGCCGACCTGTGAGATGTGCCAGACGTGCCTTGGAGTCTGTGCCGAGCATAA gGAATGTGTTCAGTGCCGAGCCttcaacaaaggagaaaagaaagacacgTGTGCTCAGGAATGTTCACATTTCAACATTACCAAGGTTGAAAATCGGGACAGGTTGCCCCAGCCAGGCCAGGTGGATCCCCTGTCCCATTGTAAGGAGAAGGACGTTGATGATTGCTGGTTCTACTTCACATATTCAGTGAATGGGAACAATGAGGCCACTGTTCATGTTGTAGAGACTCCAG AGTGCCCCACTGGTCCAGACATTATCCCAATTGTAGCAGGTGTGGTTGCTGGAATTGTTCTTATTGGCCTTGCATTGCTGCTGATTTGGAAGCTTTTAATGATCATTCATGACAGAAGGGAATTTGccaaatttgaaaaggaaaaaatgaatgcCAAATGGGACACG ggtGAAAATCCTATTTATAAGAGTGCTGTGACAACTGTTGTCAATCCGAAGTATGAGGGAAAGTGA
- the ITGB1 gene encoding integrin beta-1 isoform X1, with amino-acid sequence MNLQLIFWIGLISSVCYVFGQADENRCLKANAKSCGECIQAGPNCGWCTNSTFLQEGMPTSARCDDLEALKKKGCHPDDIENPRGSKDIKKNKNVTNRSKGTAEKLQPEDITQIQPQQLVLQLRSGEPQTFTLKFKRAEDYPIDLYYLMDLSYSMKDDLENVKSLGTDLMNEMRRITSDFRIGFGSFVEKTVMPYISTTPAKLRNPCTSEQNCTSPFSYKNVLSLTDKGEVFNELVGKQRISGNLDSPEGGFDAIMQVAVCGSLIGWRNVTRLLVFSTDAGFHFAGDGKLGGIVLPNDGQCHLENDVYTMSHYYDYPSIAHLVQKLSENNIQTIFAVTEEFQPVYKELKNLIPKSAVGTLSANSSNVIQLIIDAYNSLSSEVILENSKLPEGVTINYKSYCKNGVNGTGENGRKCSNISIGDEVQFEISVTSNKCPNKNSETIKIKPLGFTEEVEIILQFICECECQSEGIPSSPKCHDGNGTFECGACRCNEGRVGRHCECSTDEVNSEDMDAYCRKENSSEICSNNGECVCGQCVCRKRDNTNEIYSGKFCECDNFNCDRSNGLICGGNGVCKCRVCECNPNYTGSACDCSLDTTSCTAVNGQICNGRGVCECGACKCTDPKFQGPTCEMCQTCLGVCAEHKECVQCRAFNKGEKKDTCAQECSHFNITKVENRDRLPQPGQVDPLSHCKEKDVDDCWFYFTYSVNGNNEATVHVVETPECPTGPDIIPIVAGVVAGIVLIGLALLLIWKLLMIIHDRREFAKFEKEKMNAKWDTGENPIYKSAVTTVVNPKYEGK; translated from the exons atGAATTTACAACTGATTTTCTGGATTGGATTGATCAGTTCAGTTTGCTATGTGTTTGGCCAAGCAG ATGAAAATAGATGTTTAAAAGCAAATGCCAAATCATGTGGAGAGTGTATACAAGCAGGGCCCAATTGTGGATGGTGCACCAATTCA ACATTTTTACAAGAAGGAATGCCTACTTCTGCTCGATGTGATGATTTAgaagccttaaaaaagaagggcTGTCATCCAGATGACATCGAAAATCCCAGAGGCtccaaagatataaagaaaaataaaaatgtcaccaACCGTAGCAAAGGAACAGCAGAGAAGCTGCAGCCAGAAGATATTACTCAGATCCAACCACAGCAGTTGGTTTTGCAGTTACGATCAG GGGAGCCACAgacatttacattaaaattcaaGCGAGCTGAAGACTATCCCATCGATCTCTACTACCTTATGGACCTCTCCTACTCTATGAAAGACGACTTGGAGAATGTGAAAAGTCTTGGAACTGATTTGATGAATGAAATGAGGAGGATTACTTCAGACTTCCGAATTG GGTTTGGCTCATTTGTGGAGAAAACCGTGATGCCTTACATTAGCACAACACCAGCTAAACTCAGGAACCCTTGCACAAGTGAACAGAACTGCACCAGCCCATTTAGCTATAAAAATGTGCTCAGCCTTACTGATAAAGGGGAGGTATTTAATGAACTTGTTGGTAAACAGCGCATATCTGGAAATTTGGATTCTCCAGAAGGTGGCTTTGATGCAATCATGCAAGTTGCAGTTTGTGGA TCATTGATTGGCTGGAGGAATGTGACACGGCTGCTGGTGTTTTCCACGGATGCTGGGTTTCACTTTGCTGGAGATGGGAAACTTGGTGGCATTGTTTTGCCAAATGATGGACAGTGTCACCTGGAAAATGATGTGTACACGATGAGCCATTATTAT GATTATCCTTCTATTGCTCACCTTGTCCAAAAACTAAGTGAAAATAACATTCAGACGATTTTTGCAGTTACTGAAGAATTTCAGCCCGTTTACAAG GAACTGAAAAATTTGATCCCTAAGTCAGCAGTAGGAACATTATCTGCAAATTCTAGCAATGTAATTCAGTTGATCATCGATGCATACAAT tCCTTGTCTTCAGaagtcattttggaaaacagcaaATTACCAGAAGGAGTAACAATAAATTACAAGTCTTACTGCAAGAATGGGGTGAATGGAACAggggaaaatgggagaaaatgctcTAATATTTCCATTGGGGATGAG GTTCAATTTGAAATCAGCGTAACTTCAAATAAATGTCCAAATAAGAATTCTGAAACCATTAAAATTAAGCCTCTGGGCTTCACTGAAGAAGTAGAGATTATTCTTCAGTTCATCTGTGAATGTGAATGCCAGAGTGAAGGCATCCCTAGCAGTCCCAAGTGCCATGATGGCAATGGGACCTTTGAGTGTGGAGCCTGCAG GTGCAACGAGGGACGTGTTGGGAGACATTGTGAATGTAGCACAGATGAGGTGAACAGTGAAGATATGGACGCTTACTGCAGGAAAGAGAACAGTTCAGAAATATGTAGCAACAACGGAGAATGTGTCTGTGGACAGTGTGTGTGTCGGAAGAGGGATAATACAAACGAAATTTATTCTGGCAAATTCTGCGAGTGTGATAATTTCAACTGTGATAGATCCAATGGCTTAATTTGTGGAG GAAATGGTGTCTGCAAGTGTCGTGTGTGTGAATGCAACCCTAACTACACGGGCAGTGCCTGTGACTGTTCTCTGGACACTACCTCCTGCACGGCTGTGAATGGGCAAATCTGCAATGGCCGGGGCGTCTGTGAGTGTGGCGCCTGTAAGTGTACAGATCCCAAGTTCCAAGGGCCGACCTGTGAGATGTGCCAGACGTGCCTTGGAGTCTGTGCCGAGCATAA gGAATGTGTTCAGTGCCGAGCCttcaacaaaggagaaaagaaagacacgTGTGCTCAGGAATGTTCACATTTCAACATTACCAAGGTTGAAAATCGGGACAGGTTGCCCCAGCCAGGCCAGGTGGATCCCCTGTCCCATTGTAAGGAGAAGGACGTTGATGATTGCTGGTTCTACTTCACATATTCAGTGAATGGGAACAATGAGGCCACTGTTCATGTTGTAGAGACTCCAG AGTGCCCCACTGGTCCAGACATTATCCCAATTGTAGCAGGTGTGGTTGCTGGAATTGTTCTTATTGGCCTTGCATTGCTGCTGATTTGGAAGCTTTTAATGATCATTCATGACAGAAGGGAATTTGccaaatttgaaaaggaaaaaatgaatgcCAAATGGGACACG ggtGAAAATCCTATTTATAAGAGTGCTGTGACAACTGTTGTCAATCCGAAGTATGAGGGAAAGTGA